Proteins encoded in a region of the Quercus lobata isolate SW786 chromosome 8, ValleyOak3.0 Primary Assembly, whole genome shotgun sequence genome:
- the LOC115954491 gene encoding protein-lysine methyltransferase METTL21D, whose translation MKFTDSPVIELPVRNSLISLQQDNGSMHVGTSVWPCSLVLVKFIDRWAPPTPNPIDPNPYSQLLDFRNKRGIELGAGCGAGGMGFHLLGLTDLVLTDIAPVMPALKHNLKRNKPVLSKTLKHSILYWNNLDQINSLKPPFHYVIAADVVYIEETVGPLVSTMDALMADDGVVLLGYQLRDPEADKLFWELCDKTFDIEKVPHEDLHPDYAYEETSVYVFRKKKKKEES comes from the coding sequence GAGCTCCCAGTGCGCAACTCCCTCATTTCTCTCCAACAAGACAATGGGTCCATGCACGTGGGCACTTCCGTGTGGCCCTGTTCCCTCGTCCTCGTCAAATTCATCGACCGCTGGGCCCCACCAACGCCAAACCCTATCGACCCAAACCCTTACTCCCAGCTCCTCGATTTTCGTAACAAGCGTGGAATCGAGCTCGGCGCAGGTTGCGGTGCCGGAGGCATGGGGTTCCACCTCCTCGGACTCACCGACCTCGTGCTCACCGACATAGCCCCAGTCATGCCCGCACTCAAGCACAACCTCAAACGCAACAAACCTGTCCTATCGAAAACCTTAAAGCACTCGATCCTGTATTGGAACAACCTCGACCAAATCAACTCGCTTAAACCTCCTTTCCACTACGTTATTGCTGCTGATGTCGTTTACATCGAGGAGACCGTGGGCCCACTCGTGTCCACCATGGACGCTTTAATGGCTGACGACGGTGTCGTTTTGCTTGGATACCAGTTGAGGGACCCTGAGGCGGATAAATTGTTCTGGGAATTGTGTGACAAAACGTTTGACATCGAGAAAGTTCCGCATGAGGATTTGCACCCGGATTACGCGTATGAGGAGACCAGTGTTTATGTTTtcagaaagaagaagaagaaggaagagtcGTAG